The Bombus terrestris chromosome 4, iyBomTerr1.2, whole genome shotgun sequence genome has a window encoding:
- the LOC100650759 gene encoding serine-rich adhesin for platelets isoform X1: protein MIQPFLEEGAWCYWVVSIGALLCFLGLIVACICSCRRNENKIRSVVIPLNRNEFLGLAGMVTLNDSDNDGFNGIPVADALRIATQDIIDSGKRSTSANRSLPDIPKDKGKRHENTGTSVPQDIYEITETIGDQSELYATVRDTAKEQISQLDMPEVLHQNPSLVQETSDDQYLRYASSPNSDNVEHPYAQVQNVQKTEANQSSRNNIKQAINVDKPSTSTSQSNGNPVAPPRTRRSSSHNSLLSAETGPCDIQAANAISGGVQANQDLPYMTPPLLMLLPQPPQPQSNSPQQHFSGDSQDSKGYTSISVREPLANIIAQTKTISRQSQSVRPLTDPHYATVSDDSDEMYAAIDEQDKVYTSGSETYAQIQPTMTETQRVQNEQTLFSRVPSRSDETYPAPQPPSVDSLRHVAHAHSRQASSSSANSSIVNPGSPKPEKRQANSPLPPPPEGTAEVYALIEKKPKSDDRMKSALSSGKSLEDMYAKVMKKKKDAEEQQNDAHSNSQGSLHSDTFVLGSVRKSSLVESNRIASSSHDSMEIQKKESDSVGDVGNFHSETDVLMKSSPPSSSRTDDGLDSSNFTLGHGYEVMNSDLPKKHSTTRESCDPNYEVLCPQQCPTMDTAADYQQASNSVSISLRNNVDLPTTSTLSTSSPSTSSSSSSSSSSSSYSMPFKHRQISNASSEDPGYEKVKLRSRSEMDPDTDSEPNYESMPHDSGEPNYASVCRPGDSDTDPNYESVNHGDPNYESVKYMSVTRTEEPPYEQVNTYKLEQDPNGYEKVQKNILFNADYEQIHQNHSSKPINGDTDDEQYVQV from the exons ATGATACAACCTTTTCTTGAGGAAGGTGCCTGGTGTTACTGGGTCGTCTCTATTGGAGCATTGTTGTGCTTCCTTGGTCTCATTGTTGCTTGTATTTGCAGCTGTCGTCGTAACGAGAACAA GATACGTTCAGTTGTAATTCCTTTAAATAGGAATGAATTTCTCGGCCTTGCTGGAATGGTAACTCTAAATGATTCTGACAATGATGGCTTTAATGGGATTCCGGTGGCAGATGCCCTTCGTATAGCAACACAAGATATCATTGACAGTGGAAAAAG GTCAACCAGTGCCAATAGAAGTCTTCCAGATATTCCAAAAGACAAAGGAAAGAGGCACGAAAATACAGGAACATCTGTACCTCAAGATATTTATGAAATCACTGAAACGATCGGTGATCAGTCAGAGCTCTATGCCACAGTACGAGATACAG CAAAAGAACAGATATCTCAACTGGATATGCCAGAAGTTTTACATCAAAATCCATCATTGGTTCAAGAAACCTCGGATGATCAATATTTAAGATATGCGTCGTCCCCTAATTCAGACAATG TTGAACATCCATATGCTCAAGTTCAAAATGTTCAAAAAACAGAGGCTAATCAATCGAGTCG aaataatattaaacaagCAATCAATGTCGACAAGCCATCGACGTCAACGTCTCAAAGTAACGGAAACCCGGTTGCACCACCAAGGACTCGTCGATCCTCGTCGCATAATTCTCTCTTGTCTGCCGAAACCGGCCCATGTGATATTCAGGCGGCCAATGCCATATCGGGTGGAGTACAAGCTAATCAAGATTTGCCTTACATGACGCCACCTCTGTTAATGTTATTGCCTCAACCACCGCAACCTCAGTCAAATAGTCCGCAACAACATTTTAGCGGAGATTCTCAAGATTCTA AAGGATACACAAGCATCAGTGTAAGAGAGCCCCTAGCTAACATAATTGCGCAGACAAAGACAATTAGTCGACAGAGTCAATCTGTTCGACCCCTCACGGATCCTCATTATGCGACTGTATCGGATGATTCTG ACGAAATGTATGCTGCGATCGACGAACAAGACAAGGTATACACTAGCGGTAGCGAAACATACGCACAAATACAACCGACGATGACAGAGACTCAACGAGTACAAAACGAGCAAACATTATTCTCCCGCGTTCCGTCTCGTTCCGATGAAACTTACCCTGCTCCGCAACCACCGAGCGTCGATAGTTTGCGACATGTTGCACATGCTCATTCAAGACAAG CTTCGTCGTCGAGTGCCAATAGTTCTATCGTAAATCCTGGATCACCAAAGCCTGAGAAACGTCAAGCGAATTCACCGTTACCGCCTCCGCCGGAAGGGACAGCAGAAGTATACGCATTAATCGAGAAGAAGCCAAAAAGTGATGACCGAATGAAATCAGCTTTATCCAGTGGGAAATCTCTAGAGGATATGTATGCGAAAgtaatgaagaaaaagaaagacgcGGAAGAACAGCAAAATGACGCGCATTCAAATTCTCAGGGAAGCCTGCATTCTGATACATTTGTTCTTGGTTCTGTTCGAAAATCAAGTCTTGTTGAAAGTAACAGAATTGCATCGTCTAGTCATGATTCTATGGAAATACAAAAGAAGGAATCCGATTCCGTCGGTGATGTCGGTAATTTTCATTCGGAAACGGACGTTTTGATGAAATCATCCCCTCCTTCATCATCTAGAACTGACGACGGTTTGGACTCGTCAAATTTCACGCTCGGTCATGGATACGAAGTTATGAACAGTGATTTACCTAAAAAACATTCAACTACTCGCGAGTCCTGTGATCCGAACTATGAAGTGTTATGCCCACAACAATGCCCCACTATGGATACTGCAGCAGATTATCAGCAAGCTAGCAACTCCGTCTCGATTtctttacgaaataacgtagatTTACCAACCACTTCTACCCTTTCTACTTCTTCTCCTTCAACttcttcttcatcatcatcttcatcttcttcttcttcttattccaTGCCATTCAAACATCGACAAATTAGTAACGCTAGTAGTGAAGATCCAGGATACGAGAAAGTAAAGTTAAGGAGCAGATCCGAAATGGATCCAGACACGGACTCGGAACCGAATTATGAAAGTATGCCGCATGATTCAGGAGAACCAAATTACGCGTCAGTTTGCCGACCTGGTGACAGCGACACAGACCCTAATTACGAATCTGTTAATCACGGAGATCCTAATTACGAGAGCGTGAAATATATGAGTGTTACTCGCACCGAGGAACCGCCATACGAACAAGTGAATACGTATAAACTCGAACAAGATCCGAATGGATACGAGAAAGtgcagaaaaatatattgtttaacgCTGATTACGAACAGATACATCAAAATCATTCTTCTAAGCCGATTAATGGAGATACCGATGACGAGCAATATGTGCAAGTCTAA
- the LOC100650759 gene encoding serine-rich adhesin for platelets isoform X4, with translation MIQPFLEEGAWCYWVVSIGALLCFLGLIVACICSCRRNENKSTSANRSLPDIPKDKGKRHENTGTSVPQDIYEITETIGDQSELYATVRDTAKEQISQLDMPEVLHQNPSLVQETSDDQYLRYASSPNSDNVEHPYAQVQNVQKTEANQSSRNNIKQAINVDKPSTSTSQSNGNPVAPPRTRRSSSHNSLLSAETGPCDIQAANAISGGVQANQDLPYMTPPLLMLLPQPPQPQSNSPQQHFSGDSQDSKGYTSISVREPLANIIAQTKTISRQSQSVRPLTDPHYATVSDDSDEMYAAIDEQDKVYTSGSETYAQIQPTMTETQRVQNEQTLFSRVPSRSDETYPAPQPPSVDSLRHVAHAHSRQASSSSANSSIVNPGSPKPEKRQANSPLPPPPEGTAEVYALIEKKPKSDDRMKSALSSGKSLEDMYAKVMKKKKDAEEQQNDAHSNSQGSLHSDTFVLGSVRKSSLVESNRIASSSHDSMEIQKKESDSVGDVGNFHSETDVLMKSSPPSSSRTDDGLDSSNFTLGHGYEVMNSDLPKKHSTTRESCDPNYEVLCPQQCPTMDTAADYQQASNSVSISLRNNVDLPTTSTLSTSSPSTSSSSSSSSSSSSYSMPFKHRQISNASSEDPGYEKVKLRSRSEMDPDTDSEPNYESMPHDSGEPNYASVCRPGDSDTDPNYESVNHGDPNYESVKYMSVTRTEEPPYEQVNTYKLEQDPNGYEKVQKNILFNADYEQIHQNHSSKPINGDTDDEQYVQV, from the exons ATGATACAACCTTTTCTTGAGGAAGGTGCCTGGTGTTACTGGGTCGTCTCTATTGGAGCATTGTTGTGCTTCCTTGGTCTCATTGTTGCTTGTATTTGCAGCTGTCGTCGTAACGAGAACAA GTCAACCAGTGCCAATAGAAGTCTTCCAGATATTCCAAAAGACAAAGGAAAGAGGCACGAAAATACAGGAACATCTGTACCTCAAGATATTTATGAAATCACTGAAACGATCGGTGATCAGTCAGAGCTCTATGCCACAGTACGAGATACAG CAAAAGAACAGATATCTCAACTGGATATGCCAGAAGTTTTACATCAAAATCCATCATTGGTTCAAGAAACCTCGGATGATCAATATTTAAGATATGCGTCGTCCCCTAATTCAGACAATG TTGAACATCCATATGCTCAAGTTCAAAATGTTCAAAAAACAGAGGCTAATCAATCGAGTCG aaataatattaaacaagCAATCAATGTCGACAAGCCATCGACGTCAACGTCTCAAAGTAACGGAAACCCGGTTGCACCACCAAGGACTCGTCGATCCTCGTCGCATAATTCTCTCTTGTCTGCCGAAACCGGCCCATGTGATATTCAGGCGGCCAATGCCATATCGGGTGGAGTACAAGCTAATCAAGATTTGCCTTACATGACGCCACCTCTGTTAATGTTATTGCCTCAACCACCGCAACCTCAGTCAAATAGTCCGCAACAACATTTTAGCGGAGATTCTCAAGATTCTA AAGGATACACAAGCATCAGTGTAAGAGAGCCCCTAGCTAACATAATTGCGCAGACAAAGACAATTAGTCGACAGAGTCAATCTGTTCGACCCCTCACGGATCCTCATTATGCGACTGTATCGGATGATTCTG ACGAAATGTATGCTGCGATCGACGAACAAGACAAGGTATACACTAGCGGTAGCGAAACATACGCACAAATACAACCGACGATGACAGAGACTCAACGAGTACAAAACGAGCAAACATTATTCTCCCGCGTTCCGTCTCGTTCCGATGAAACTTACCCTGCTCCGCAACCACCGAGCGTCGATAGTTTGCGACATGTTGCACATGCTCATTCAAGACAAG CTTCGTCGTCGAGTGCCAATAGTTCTATCGTAAATCCTGGATCACCAAAGCCTGAGAAACGTCAAGCGAATTCACCGTTACCGCCTCCGCCGGAAGGGACAGCAGAAGTATACGCATTAATCGAGAAGAAGCCAAAAAGTGATGACCGAATGAAATCAGCTTTATCCAGTGGGAAATCTCTAGAGGATATGTATGCGAAAgtaatgaagaaaaagaaagacgcGGAAGAACAGCAAAATGACGCGCATTCAAATTCTCAGGGAAGCCTGCATTCTGATACATTTGTTCTTGGTTCTGTTCGAAAATCAAGTCTTGTTGAAAGTAACAGAATTGCATCGTCTAGTCATGATTCTATGGAAATACAAAAGAAGGAATCCGATTCCGTCGGTGATGTCGGTAATTTTCATTCGGAAACGGACGTTTTGATGAAATCATCCCCTCCTTCATCATCTAGAACTGACGACGGTTTGGACTCGTCAAATTTCACGCTCGGTCATGGATACGAAGTTATGAACAGTGATTTACCTAAAAAACATTCAACTACTCGCGAGTCCTGTGATCCGAACTATGAAGTGTTATGCCCACAACAATGCCCCACTATGGATACTGCAGCAGATTATCAGCAAGCTAGCAACTCCGTCTCGATTtctttacgaaataacgtagatTTACCAACCACTTCTACCCTTTCTACTTCTTCTCCTTCAACttcttcttcatcatcatcttcatcttcttcttcttcttattccaTGCCATTCAAACATCGACAAATTAGTAACGCTAGTAGTGAAGATCCAGGATACGAGAAAGTAAAGTTAAGGAGCAGATCCGAAATGGATCCAGACACGGACTCGGAACCGAATTATGAAAGTATGCCGCATGATTCAGGAGAACCAAATTACGCGTCAGTTTGCCGACCTGGTGACAGCGACACAGACCCTAATTACGAATCTGTTAATCACGGAGATCCTAATTACGAGAGCGTGAAATATATGAGTGTTACTCGCACCGAGGAACCGCCATACGAACAAGTGAATACGTATAAACTCGAACAAGATCCGAATGGATACGAGAAAGtgcagaaaaatatattgtttaacgCTGATTACGAACAGATACATCAAAATCATTCTTCTAAGCCGATTAATGGAGATACCGATGACGAGCAATATGTGCAAGTCTAA
- the LOC100650759 gene encoding serine-rich adhesin for platelets isoform X3, translated as MIQPFLEEGAWCYWVVSIGALLCFLGLIVACICSCRRNENKNEFLGLAGMVTLNDSDNDGFNGIPVADALRIATQDIIDSGKRSTSANRSLPDIPKDKGKRHENTGTSVPQDIYEITETIGDQSELYATVRDTAKEQISQLDMPEVLHQNPSLVQETSDDQYLRYASSPNSDNVEHPYAQVQNVQKTEANQSSRNNIKQAINVDKPSTSTSQSNGNPVAPPRTRRSSSHNSLLSAETGPCDIQAANAISGGVQANQDLPYMTPPLLMLLPQPPQPQSNSPQQHFSGDSQDSKGYTSISVREPLANIIAQTKTISRQSQSVRPLTDPHYATVSDDSDEMYAAIDEQDKVYTSGSETYAQIQPTMTETQRVQNEQTLFSRVPSRSDETYPAPQPPSVDSLRHVAHAHSRQASSSSANSSIVNPGSPKPEKRQANSPLPPPPEGTAEVYALIEKKPKSDDRMKSALSSGKSLEDMYAKVMKKKKDAEEQQNDAHSNSQGSLHSDTFVLGSVRKSSLVESNRIASSSHDSMEIQKKESDSVGDVGNFHSETDVLMKSSPPSSSRTDDGLDSSNFTLGHGYEVMNSDLPKKHSTTRESCDPNYEVLCPQQCPTMDTAADYQQASNSVSISLRNNVDLPTTSTLSTSSPSTSSSSSSSSSSSSYSMPFKHRQISNASSEDPGYEKVKLRSRSEMDPDTDSEPNYESMPHDSGEPNYASVCRPGDSDTDPNYESVNHGDPNYESVKYMSVTRTEEPPYEQVNTYKLEQDPNGYEKVQKNILFNADYEQIHQNHSSKPINGDTDDEQYVQV; from the exons ATGATACAACCTTTTCTTGAGGAAGGTGCCTGGTGTTACTGGGTCGTCTCTATTGGAGCATTGTTGTGCTTCCTTGGTCTCATTGTTGCTTGTATTTGCAGCTGTCGTCGTAACGAGAACAA GAATGAATTTCTCGGCCTTGCTGGAATGGTAACTCTAAATGATTCTGACAATGATGGCTTTAATGGGATTCCGGTGGCAGATGCCCTTCGTATAGCAACACAAGATATCATTGACAGTGGAAAAAG GTCAACCAGTGCCAATAGAAGTCTTCCAGATATTCCAAAAGACAAAGGAAAGAGGCACGAAAATACAGGAACATCTGTACCTCAAGATATTTATGAAATCACTGAAACGATCGGTGATCAGTCAGAGCTCTATGCCACAGTACGAGATACAG CAAAAGAACAGATATCTCAACTGGATATGCCAGAAGTTTTACATCAAAATCCATCATTGGTTCAAGAAACCTCGGATGATCAATATTTAAGATATGCGTCGTCCCCTAATTCAGACAATG TTGAACATCCATATGCTCAAGTTCAAAATGTTCAAAAAACAGAGGCTAATCAATCGAGTCG aaataatattaaacaagCAATCAATGTCGACAAGCCATCGACGTCAACGTCTCAAAGTAACGGAAACCCGGTTGCACCACCAAGGACTCGTCGATCCTCGTCGCATAATTCTCTCTTGTCTGCCGAAACCGGCCCATGTGATATTCAGGCGGCCAATGCCATATCGGGTGGAGTACAAGCTAATCAAGATTTGCCTTACATGACGCCACCTCTGTTAATGTTATTGCCTCAACCACCGCAACCTCAGTCAAATAGTCCGCAACAACATTTTAGCGGAGATTCTCAAGATTCTA AAGGATACACAAGCATCAGTGTAAGAGAGCCCCTAGCTAACATAATTGCGCAGACAAAGACAATTAGTCGACAGAGTCAATCTGTTCGACCCCTCACGGATCCTCATTATGCGACTGTATCGGATGATTCTG ACGAAATGTATGCTGCGATCGACGAACAAGACAAGGTATACACTAGCGGTAGCGAAACATACGCACAAATACAACCGACGATGACAGAGACTCAACGAGTACAAAACGAGCAAACATTATTCTCCCGCGTTCCGTCTCGTTCCGATGAAACTTACCCTGCTCCGCAACCACCGAGCGTCGATAGTTTGCGACATGTTGCACATGCTCATTCAAGACAAG CTTCGTCGTCGAGTGCCAATAGTTCTATCGTAAATCCTGGATCACCAAAGCCTGAGAAACGTCAAGCGAATTCACCGTTACCGCCTCCGCCGGAAGGGACAGCAGAAGTATACGCATTAATCGAGAAGAAGCCAAAAAGTGATGACCGAATGAAATCAGCTTTATCCAGTGGGAAATCTCTAGAGGATATGTATGCGAAAgtaatgaagaaaaagaaagacgcGGAAGAACAGCAAAATGACGCGCATTCAAATTCTCAGGGAAGCCTGCATTCTGATACATTTGTTCTTGGTTCTGTTCGAAAATCAAGTCTTGTTGAAAGTAACAGAATTGCATCGTCTAGTCATGATTCTATGGAAATACAAAAGAAGGAATCCGATTCCGTCGGTGATGTCGGTAATTTTCATTCGGAAACGGACGTTTTGATGAAATCATCCCCTCCTTCATCATCTAGAACTGACGACGGTTTGGACTCGTCAAATTTCACGCTCGGTCATGGATACGAAGTTATGAACAGTGATTTACCTAAAAAACATTCAACTACTCGCGAGTCCTGTGATCCGAACTATGAAGTGTTATGCCCACAACAATGCCCCACTATGGATACTGCAGCAGATTATCAGCAAGCTAGCAACTCCGTCTCGATTtctttacgaaataacgtagatTTACCAACCACTTCTACCCTTTCTACTTCTTCTCCTTCAACttcttcttcatcatcatcttcatcttcttcttcttcttattccaTGCCATTCAAACATCGACAAATTAGTAACGCTAGTAGTGAAGATCCAGGATACGAGAAAGTAAAGTTAAGGAGCAGATCCGAAATGGATCCAGACACGGACTCGGAACCGAATTATGAAAGTATGCCGCATGATTCAGGAGAACCAAATTACGCGTCAGTTTGCCGACCTGGTGACAGCGACACAGACCCTAATTACGAATCTGTTAATCACGGAGATCCTAATTACGAGAGCGTGAAATATATGAGTGTTACTCGCACCGAGGAACCGCCATACGAACAAGTGAATACGTATAAACTCGAACAAGATCCGAATGGATACGAGAAAGtgcagaaaaatatattgtttaacgCTGATTACGAACAGATACATCAAAATCATTCTTCTAAGCCGATTAATGGAGATACCGATGACGAGCAATATGTGCAAGTCTAA
- the LOC100650759 gene encoding serine-rich adhesin for platelets isoform X2, which translates to MIQPFLEEGAWCYWVVSIGALLCFLGLIVACICSCRRNENKIRSVVIPLNRNEFLGLAGMVTLNDSDNDGFNGIPVADALRIATQDIIDSGKRSTSANRSLPDIPKDKGKRHENTGTSVPQDIYEITETIGDQSELYATVRDTAKEQISQLDMPEVLHQNPSLVQETSDDQYLRYASSPNSDNVEHPYAQVQNVQKTEANQSSRNNIKQAINVDKPSTSTSQSNGNPVAPPRTRRSSSHNSLLSAETGPCDIQAANAISGGVQANQDLPYMTPPLLMLLPQPPQPQSNSPQQHFSGDSQDSRYTSISVREPLANIIAQTKTISRQSQSVRPLTDPHYATVSDDSDEMYAAIDEQDKVYTSGSETYAQIQPTMTETQRVQNEQTLFSRVPSRSDETYPAPQPPSVDSLRHVAHAHSRQASSSSANSSIVNPGSPKPEKRQANSPLPPPPEGTAEVYALIEKKPKSDDRMKSALSSGKSLEDMYAKVMKKKKDAEEQQNDAHSNSQGSLHSDTFVLGSVRKSSLVESNRIASSSHDSMEIQKKESDSVGDVGNFHSETDVLMKSSPPSSSRTDDGLDSSNFTLGHGYEVMNSDLPKKHSTTRESCDPNYEVLCPQQCPTMDTAADYQQASNSVSISLRNNVDLPTTSTLSTSSPSTSSSSSSSSSSSSYSMPFKHRQISNASSEDPGYEKVKLRSRSEMDPDTDSEPNYESMPHDSGEPNYASVCRPGDSDTDPNYESVNHGDPNYESVKYMSVTRTEEPPYEQVNTYKLEQDPNGYEKVQKNILFNADYEQIHQNHSSKPINGDTDDEQYVQV; encoded by the exons ATGATACAACCTTTTCTTGAGGAAGGTGCCTGGTGTTACTGGGTCGTCTCTATTGGAGCATTGTTGTGCTTCCTTGGTCTCATTGTTGCTTGTATTTGCAGCTGTCGTCGTAACGAGAACAA GATACGTTCAGTTGTAATTCCTTTAAATAGGAATGAATTTCTCGGCCTTGCTGGAATGGTAACTCTAAATGATTCTGACAATGATGGCTTTAATGGGATTCCGGTGGCAGATGCCCTTCGTATAGCAACACAAGATATCATTGACAGTGGAAAAAG GTCAACCAGTGCCAATAGAAGTCTTCCAGATATTCCAAAAGACAAAGGAAAGAGGCACGAAAATACAGGAACATCTGTACCTCAAGATATTTATGAAATCACTGAAACGATCGGTGATCAGTCAGAGCTCTATGCCACAGTACGAGATACAG CAAAAGAACAGATATCTCAACTGGATATGCCAGAAGTTTTACATCAAAATCCATCATTGGTTCAAGAAACCTCGGATGATCAATATTTAAGATATGCGTCGTCCCCTAATTCAGACAATG TTGAACATCCATATGCTCAAGTTCAAAATGTTCAAAAAACAGAGGCTAATCAATCGAGTCG aaataatattaaacaagCAATCAATGTCGACAAGCCATCGACGTCAACGTCTCAAAGTAACGGAAACCCGGTTGCACCACCAAGGACTCGTCGATCCTCGTCGCATAATTCTCTCTTGTCTGCCGAAACCGGCCCATGTGATATTCAGGCGGCCAATGCCATATCGGGTGGAGTACAAGCTAATCAAGATTTGCCTTACATGACGCCACCTCTGTTAATGTTATTGCCTCAACCACCGCAACCTCAGTCAAATAGTCCGCAACAACATTTTAGCGGAGATTCTCAAGATTCTA GATACACAAGCATCAGTGTAAGAGAGCCCCTAGCTAACATAATTGCGCAGACAAAGACAATTAGTCGACAGAGTCAATCTGTTCGACCCCTCACGGATCCTCATTATGCGACTGTATCGGATGATTCTG ACGAAATGTATGCTGCGATCGACGAACAAGACAAGGTATACACTAGCGGTAGCGAAACATACGCACAAATACAACCGACGATGACAGAGACTCAACGAGTACAAAACGAGCAAACATTATTCTCCCGCGTTCCGTCTCGTTCCGATGAAACTTACCCTGCTCCGCAACCACCGAGCGTCGATAGTTTGCGACATGTTGCACATGCTCATTCAAGACAAG CTTCGTCGTCGAGTGCCAATAGTTCTATCGTAAATCCTGGATCACCAAAGCCTGAGAAACGTCAAGCGAATTCACCGTTACCGCCTCCGCCGGAAGGGACAGCAGAAGTATACGCATTAATCGAGAAGAAGCCAAAAAGTGATGACCGAATGAAATCAGCTTTATCCAGTGGGAAATCTCTAGAGGATATGTATGCGAAAgtaatgaagaaaaagaaagacgcGGAAGAACAGCAAAATGACGCGCATTCAAATTCTCAGGGAAGCCTGCATTCTGATACATTTGTTCTTGGTTCTGTTCGAAAATCAAGTCTTGTTGAAAGTAACAGAATTGCATCGTCTAGTCATGATTCTATGGAAATACAAAAGAAGGAATCCGATTCCGTCGGTGATGTCGGTAATTTTCATTCGGAAACGGACGTTTTGATGAAATCATCCCCTCCTTCATCATCTAGAACTGACGACGGTTTGGACTCGTCAAATTTCACGCTCGGTCATGGATACGAAGTTATGAACAGTGATTTACCTAAAAAACATTCAACTACTCGCGAGTCCTGTGATCCGAACTATGAAGTGTTATGCCCACAACAATGCCCCACTATGGATACTGCAGCAGATTATCAGCAAGCTAGCAACTCCGTCTCGATTtctttacgaaataacgtagatTTACCAACCACTTCTACCCTTTCTACTTCTTCTCCTTCAACttcttcttcatcatcatcttcatcttcttcttcttcttattccaTGCCATTCAAACATCGACAAATTAGTAACGCTAGTAGTGAAGATCCAGGATACGAGAAAGTAAAGTTAAGGAGCAGATCCGAAATGGATCCAGACACGGACTCGGAACCGAATTATGAAAGTATGCCGCATGATTCAGGAGAACCAAATTACGCGTCAGTTTGCCGACCTGGTGACAGCGACACAGACCCTAATTACGAATCTGTTAATCACGGAGATCCTAATTACGAGAGCGTGAAATATATGAGTGTTACTCGCACCGAGGAACCGCCATACGAACAAGTGAATACGTATAAACTCGAACAAGATCCGAATGGATACGAGAAAGtgcagaaaaatatattgtttaacgCTGATTACGAACAGATACATCAAAATCATTCTTCTAAGCCGATTAATGGAGATACCGATGACGAGCAATATGTGCAAGTCTAA
- the LOC125384910 gene encoding insulin-like growth factor-binding protein complex acid labile subunit, which produces MRCETANMRRTWYLPILICSLWNVVPTREAEWIPCVELKRKLHVPCKCTISTEYSRSIEMNCDRVVFTRNTIDSLKGEPIVSISQRNSGYNALPEDLLNSDLNLKKLDLSGNSIHRLMDRLLRVQTRLEELRLADNLLGDNLNPIFSSNEFHGMKQLKLLDLSRNGLRSLEEGIFKGCESLEQLYLDGNNLTTVPTMSLKGLGSIRVLSLSDNNIESLPRAAFSILGDSLLRLDLSENELSHMEDDALSGLERLLLLNLSRNDLNRFNSDVFKGAYNLLQLDLSTNFLREFPSDALRHLTDLKFLNMSSNLIDEIDHRHLSSLGELQVLDLSRNNIGRLDFGTFSKLSELTRLDLSLNALRTVSIKSKKERERDRKRRGVEVEREKKLIAFLSKWK; this is translated from the exons ATGCGGTGTGAAACAGCGAATATGAGAAGAAC GTGGTATTTACCGATACTTATTTGTTCACTTTGGAACGTTGTTCCGACTAGAGAAGCAGAATGGATACCGTGCGTGGAGTTAAAACGGAAATTACACGTCCCGTGCAAATGTACCATCTCGACGGAATACAGTCGGTCGATCGAGATGAACTGCGATCGAGTGGTGTTTACGCGAAACACGATAGATAGTCTAAAAGGGGAACCGATTGTTTCCATCAGTCAGAGAAATAGCGGATATAACGCTCTACCGGAGGACTTGCTCAATTCTGACTTGAATCTGAAAAAATTAGATCTGTCGGGCAATTCGATTCACAGATTGATGGATCGCTTGCTCCGTGTACAAACTCGATTGGAGGAACTAAGGCTCGCCGATAATCTATTAGGCGACAACCTAAATCCGATATTCTCGAGCAATGAGTTTCACGGTATGAAACAACTGAAACTACTGGATCTGAGCAGAAACGGACTTCGAAGTTTAGAAGAAGGTATCTTTAAAGGATGCGAAAGCCTCGAACAGCTTTACTTGGACGGTAACAATTTGACAACGGTACCGACGATGTCTTTGAAGGGACTTGGATCGATCAGAGTGCTTTCGCTATCCGACAATAATATCG AATCCCTTCCACGAGCCGCTTTCTCGATATTAGGTGACTCGCTATTGCGATTAGATCTCAGTGAAAACGAATTGTCCCATATGGAAGATGATGCACTGTCAGGGCTCGAACGATTACTTTTACTAAACCTATCACGCAACGATCTTAACCGTTTTAACAGCGATGTTTTTAAAG GGGCTTACAATTTATTGCAGTTGGATTTGTCAACAAATTTTCTGCGAGAATTTCCAAGCGATGCACTGAGACATTTAACGGACTTGAAGTTTCTCAATATGTCGAGCAATTTAATCGAT GAGATTGATCATCGACATTTATCATCTTTGGGAGAACTGCAAGTATTGGATCTTAGCCGAAATAACATCGGTCGGCTGGATTTCGGTACGTTTTCCAAGTTGTCCGAATTAACTAGGCTCGACTTAAGCCTGAACGCATTACGCACGGTAAGTATCAAGagtaaaaaagagagagaaagagacagaaagagacGAGGTGTTGAGgtagaaagggagaaaaagttGATCGCGTTCTTAtctaaatggaaataa